The DNA sequence ACTGGCATTGCCCATCTTGCATTGCTCGACCAGGTTTTGATGTGTAAAGCGAATGTCGGTTTCCAACGATTAAAGGTTGATGTGCTGTAGTTAAAGACAATCACAAAAGTAAAGGGTTGCACTTAGGGAGGAAAAAGTTGGAAGTTCAAAGTTAAAAGTTCGGAATACGAATTTAAAATTTGACTGTTAATTATATGGAATGGACATAATGGGTCAAAGGAAGGAGTGGTCGAGAGATTTTTAGATATCGTACATTTGTAATAAACGATTCACAATGCGCATACGTACCGAAATTTCGAGCAAGTACATCAATGAAACGGATCAAGAGGTGGCCAAAATCGCCAATGCCCTGGCACATCCCGTACGCGTGGCCTTGGTACGTTACTTGTCTGAAAAGAACAATGGGCGAGGGGTTGACAATGTTACCTGCAACAAGGATCTGGTGAACATGTTCGAGTATTCACAATCGACCATATCACAGCATGTCAAAATTTTAAAGGAAGCGGGACTCTTTCTTACCGAACAGCATGATAAGTTCGTCCATTACGAATTGAACTATCAACTGTTAGAGAAATTTGCGGTCACAGTAGGTGCGTTAAAAGGGTGACCTTTCCAAAGATGTCAATTCGAGTGATTTTGAGTGATTGCTGAGCTTGTCGAAGCGGAGCGAAAGATCGTATCGAGAATGTGTTCTGAGCCAAAATCCTTGTTTTCGATACACCCCGACCTGTGGTCGGGGCACTCAAACTGACGGATTTTGACATGACATGTCTGTCCATTGTGAATTAAACCAACAGCTAAAATGTCAATTCGAGTGATTTTGAGTGATTGCTGAGCTTGTCGAAGCGGAGCGAAAAATCGTATCGAGAATGTGTTCTGGTCCAAAATCCTTGTTTTCGATACACCCCGACCTGTGGTCGGGACACTCAAACTGACGGATTTTAGCGTGAAGGGTATTGAGCTATGGGATCGATACACACAAACGAGCAAGTTTTAAAAAGATTTGTTTTTCTAAACGGATTTACTAAATTCGTATATCGTTAATAGGCGATATATAAATTTATAAAATCCACCTCCCATGAAAAAAGTGCTGCTTCTTCTGCTTCTAGTACCTAGTGTTCGACCCTATGCGCAATCGCTCCATCCGTTAGAGCCCGCCAAGAATCATTATGCAAAATTGCAACAATTGGATGCCCGACCCAATGCGGAGCGCGCTGATATGGACCGAATTTCCTTTACGCCCAATCAGTACCGCTCGTCAGCGCTGTCGTACCTCTTGATGGCCCCAGCTTATTTGAACCAAAATCAGGTAGAAGCACTAAAAAATGCCATGGCCTTTCCGGCCAACAGTTCAGATCAGACCAAAGCCGAACTGGAATTCCTTCTGGAATGGCAAAACAAGCGTACTCCCGCCCAAGTGGAACGTAGCTCACAAGTGTTGGCACCCATCGGCTATTGGCCGCATGTTGACGTGAAAAAAGACCATGAGCGTTACGATAAGAATGTAAAAGACCTCATGTTCGAGGGTAGGGAAGTGCTGGGCGAACACTGCACGGCGGCCAACTACCCGGCCACCTTTAAACTGTTGCAAGGTGTGACCAAAGACATGCGCATCATGGAGTTTACCGTAAAATACCATCTGCTGCGTGCCCGACCCTATGTATTGGAACCCAAACTACAACCCTTGGCCATCATGGGGTCGCCTTCGTTTGCCAGTGGGCATACCCTTTGGGCGTATATCCAAGCTTTTGTATGGAGCGAGTTGGTGCCTGAAAAACGACCACAATTTTTGGCCCTGGCCTATGAGATAGGGGAGTCCCGTGAAATTATGGGCATTCATTACCCCAGTGATGAAGAAGCGGCCCAGGTATTGGCGCATGACATGCTGACTGCTATGTGGACCAACCCCAAGTTTCAGGAAGATTTAAGGGCGGCAAAGGGGGAGTGGGAATAGAACGTCCTTATAAATACAACCAAACCAATTTTCAATAAACAACCTCTAATTCTTCCTTCATGCAACCCTTCCTTTTTTGATTTGTCTCTGGTGGTGTAAAATGTATAACAACCATCAAAAATCAGAAAATGAACAAACGTGTAGTTTTAAGTCCAGCAATCCCGCAAATACCTTGGTTGCTCGGACTTTATTTTTGCGGCTGCCTGTTGGCCTATGGTCAGACCAGCCACACCATTAGCGGTACCATTACCGACAAAAGCAATGGGGAGACCCTCTTTGGGGCTTCCGTATTCCTCACCGGCACCACTATCGGTGGGGTCACCAACGAATATGGGTTTTATTCCATCACCGCCCCAGAGGGGGAATACGTGCTCAATATCTCGTACATGGGCTATACCGATGTGAACCTCAAGATTCAATTGAACGAGGACATCAAGCGAGATGTGGAGATTTCCGAATTTTCCACCGAACTCGATGAAGTGGTGGTCACCGCCGAAGAACCTGAACGGGCCCTATTGCGCAAACCCGAGATGAGCGTGGTAAAGATGAACGTGGGCACCATCAAACAGACCCCCGTCGTCTTGGGCGAAGTGGACGTGCTAAAGAGCCTACAGCTCTTGCCCGGGGTCACCAACAACGGTGAGGGTACGGGCGGCTTTCACGTACGTGGGGGCGCGCAGGACCAAAACCTGGTCTTGCTCGATGAGGCCATTATCTACAACACCTCGCATATGTTCGGGTTCTTTTCGGTCTTTAATGCCGATGCCATCAAAGATGTAAAACTTTACAAAGGGGGCATTCCCGCACGCTTCGGCGGTCGGGTCTCCTCGGTATTGGACATCCGCCAAAAAGACGGCAACAGCAAGAACTTTGCGATGACCGGCGGCATTGGGCTGATATCCAGTCGATTGACGGCCGAGGGTCCCGTTTTTGGGGATAAGGGCTCCTTTTTGATTGCCGGGCGCCGCTCATATGTCGATTTGATCTTGGCCGCAGCAGGGGAAGACAACCGGGTCTCCTTTTACGATTTGAACCTCAAGACGAATTACAGCATCAACCGGAACAACAAACTTTTTTTGAGCGGTTATTTTGGTCGTGATGCCTTTGACTTTGCAGGTATTTTTGAGAACAGCTACGGCAACGGTTCGGGCAACCTGCGCTGGAACCATATTTTTAACGACCGACTGTTCTCTAACCTATCGGCTATCGTGAGTCGGTATGACTATGATCTGAACTTTGACCAAGATGATTTTGAATGGGTATCGTCCATCACCAACTACAACCTGAAATACGATTTAAAATATTATCTGAACGACAAGTTTTCGTTAGATTTTGGACTTAACGGCATCTATTACGATTTTGATCCGGGACAGGTGCAGCCCACTTCGGAAAGCTCTCCCGTGAATCCCTTGCAACTAGACCAAAAGCGGGCCTTGGAAGGCGGGGCCTATATCAATGCCGAGCACAAGTTGACCGATAAATTGACGGCCCAATACGGTCTGCGGTACAGTGCTTTTTCACGCTTGGGCGGACAACCCATTACGGAATATGCCAACGGACAGCCCGTGGTCTATAATGCCACCTTGGGCATTTACGAAAGGGGAGAGGCCATTGGCGAGACCGATTTCGCCCGAAGCGAGTCCATCAAAACCTACGGCAACCTTGAGCCTCGAATATCCGTGGCCTACCTCTTGAACGAGGATGCCTCCATAAAAGTGGGGTTTTCGCGGGCCGCACAGTACATTCATTTGTTGAGCAATACCTCTTCGGTCACGCCCTTGGACGTGTGGACCCCCAGTGGGCCCTTTATCGAGCCACAGTTGTCGAATCAGTACGCTTTGGGCTACTTCCGCAATTTCTTGAACAAGGAATACTCCTTGGAGGTGGAGGCTTATTATAAAACGGTAGACAATCGTATCGACTATATCGATGGGTCTGAACTTATTGGCCAGAATACCATTGAGACCGAAATTTTGAACGGCGAGATGCGGGCCTATGGATTGGAACTCTTGCTTCGCAAAAATGAGGGCGACCTGACGGGTTGGATCGCCTATACGCTTTCCAAATCAGAACAGCGCACTCTAGGGGGCAGCGCCGGTGGCCCGGGCATCAATGAGGGAGATTGGTATAATACCTTCTTTGACCGCACCCACGACCTCTCCGTTTCGGGAAATTATCGTTTGAACGACCAATGGAGCTTTGGCGCCAACATGATCTTTCAGACTGGTAGGCCCGTGACCTATCCAAACGGTCAGTATTTATACGAAGACTTGTCCATCGCCAGCTATGCGCCTAGAAATTCAGACCGCTTGCCCGCGTATCACCGTGTAGATGTTGCCATGACCTATAAACCCAGAAAATACCAAAACAAACGCTTTAAAGGCGAGTGGGTGTTGAGTGTGTACAACCTGTACCATCGAAAGAACGCCGCTGCCATTTCTTTTGGGCAAAATCTCGAAACCGGGGCAAACGAAGCCACCCGTACGGCCATTTTTGGCATTGTACCCTCATTGACCTACAACTTTAAATTTTAAACAGATGAAATCAATCAGAAAATATACTAACCTAGTGACCAAAAATTTGTTTGGTCTAGTGTCGGCCATCCGCAGAAATATCGATAAGCGAATTACAAAGTTTCAAAAATTCGCTTTTCGATACAATTCCGAGTCATCGGAATCACTCGAAGTTACGAATTTTTGCCCCCGTTTGGCAATGGTATTTTTACTACTAGTGACACTGGCTTCCTGTACTGACGTGGTGGATGTGGAAGTGCAAGACGGTCCGGAACGTTTGGTGGTGGAAGCCTCTTTGGATTGGGAAAAGGGAACCACGGGCAATGTACAGACCATCCGATTACGGAAATCCACCCCATTTTTTGATACCAATAGCATTACCGATGTCATGGGCGCTTCGGTGGTGGTCACCAACGATACCAGTGGGGCGCAATTTGTTTTTGCCGACCAGAACAATGGGGAGTATCGAACCAATAGCTTTCAACCGGTTTTGGGACAATCATATTCCCTGCGAATTGAGTACAACGGTGAGGTATTTACCGCACAGGAAACCATGATGCCGGTAACGGAGATCACCGATGTGTTTCAAGCTCGCGAAGAAGGTTTTGATTCCGAAATTCTGGAGGTACACGTGGTGTTCACCGATCCCGAAACCGAGGGAGACCACTACCTTTTCAAATTTCAACGCCAGGGCGATTTACTACCCGATCTCGAAGTGGCCGAAGATGAATTTGTGAACGGTAATGAAATTGATTGGTGGTATGAAATCGAAGATGAAGATGATGTTGACCCATTTGAACCCGGCGATGTGGTCGACATTGAAATGTACGGTATCTCGAGAGCGTATTACGATTACATCAAGATTCTGGCCGACCAATTGGGAGGTGTGGGCATCTTTGAAACTACGCCCGTTGCGGTACGCGGCAATTGTATCAATGAGACCAATTCCGACAACTATGCCTTTGGGTATTTTAGGTTGACCGAAGTGGATAAGACCAGCTACACTTTTGTGGAAGAGCAGTAAAGTGTTAAGTACGAGGTAGGAAGTATGAGGTTGGAAGTATGAGGTTGGAAGTACGTGGTACGAGTTTAGAGGTACGAGGTAGGAAGTATGAAGTTGGAAGTATGAGGTTGGAAGTACGAGGTTGGAAGTACGAGGTTGGAAGTACGAGGTACGAGTTTAGAGGTACGAGGTAGGAAGTATGAAGTTGGAAGTGCGAGGTTGGAAGTGCAAGGTATGAGGAGGAATCCCATCAAAATAGATTTCTCGTCGCTCTCCCAATAGGTATCGAGATCGCACACTCGAAATGACAGTCTTTTAAAATCAAGCTTTGGTTGGTTTGATGTGTGAAAGTGTCGGGTTGCTAGCGCCCGGCACTTTTTTGGTCAAAAACTGAAAGTTACAGGTCAA is a window from the Muricauda sp. SCSIO 65647 genome containing:
- a CDS encoding ArsR/SmtB family transcription factor, producing the protein MRIRTEISSKYINETDQEVAKIANALAHPVRVALVRYLSEKNNGRGVDNVTCNKDLVNMFEYSQSTISQHVKILKEAGLFLTEQHDKFVHYELNYQLLEKFAVTVGALKG
- a CDS encoding phosphatase PAP2 family protein; translation: MKKVLLLLLLVPSVRPYAQSLHPLEPAKNHYAKLQQLDARPNAERADMDRISFTPNQYRSSALSYLLMAPAYLNQNQVEALKNAMAFPANSSDQTKAELEFLLEWQNKRTPAQVERSSQVLAPIGYWPHVDVKKDHERYDKNVKDLMFEGREVLGEHCTAANYPATFKLLQGVTKDMRIMEFTVKYHLLRARPYVLEPKLQPLAIMGSPSFASGHTLWAYIQAFVWSELVPEKRPQFLALAYEIGESREIMGIHYPSDEEAAQVLAHDMLTAMWTNPKFQEDLRAAKGEWE
- a CDS encoding TonB-dependent receptor — encoded protein: MNKRVVLSPAIPQIPWLLGLYFCGCLLAYGQTSHTISGTITDKSNGETLFGASVFLTGTTIGGVTNEYGFYSITAPEGEYVLNISYMGYTDVNLKIQLNEDIKRDVEISEFSTELDEVVVTAEEPERALLRKPEMSVVKMNVGTIKQTPVVLGEVDVLKSLQLLPGVTNNGEGTGGFHVRGGAQDQNLVLLDEAIIYNTSHMFGFFSVFNADAIKDVKLYKGGIPARFGGRVSSVLDIRQKDGNSKNFAMTGGIGLISSRLTAEGPVFGDKGSFLIAGRRSYVDLILAAAGEDNRVSFYDLNLKTNYSINRNNKLFLSGYFGRDAFDFAGIFENSYGNGSGNLRWNHIFNDRLFSNLSAIVSRYDYDLNFDQDDFEWVSSITNYNLKYDLKYYLNDKFSLDFGLNGIYYDFDPGQVQPTSESSPVNPLQLDQKRALEGGAYINAEHKLTDKLTAQYGLRYSAFSRLGGQPITEYANGQPVVYNATLGIYERGEAIGETDFARSESIKTYGNLEPRISVAYLLNEDASIKVGFSRAAQYIHLLSNTSSVTPLDVWTPSGPFIEPQLSNQYALGYFRNFLNKEYSLEVEAYYKTVDNRIDYIDGSELIGQNTIETEILNGEMRAYGLELLLRKNEGDLTGWIAYTLSKSEQRTLGGSAGGPGINEGDWYNTFFDRTHDLSVSGNYRLNDQWSFGANMIFQTGRPVTYPNGQYLYEDLSIASYAPRNSDRLPAYHRVDVAMTYKPRKYQNKRFKGEWVLSVYNLYHRKNAAAISFGQNLETGANEATRTAIFGIVPSLTYNFKF
- a CDS encoding DUF4249 family protein yields the protein MVFLLLVTLASCTDVVDVEVQDGPERLVVEASLDWEKGTTGNVQTIRLRKSTPFFDTNSITDVMGASVVVTNDTSGAQFVFADQNNGEYRTNSFQPVLGQSYSLRIEYNGEVFTAQETMMPVTEITDVFQAREEGFDSEILEVHVVFTDPETEGDHYLFKFQRQGDLLPDLEVAEDEFVNGNEIDWWYEIEDEDDVDPFEPGDVVDIEMYGISRAYYDYIKILADQLGGVGIFETTPVAVRGNCINETNSDNYAFGYFRLTEVDKTSYTFVEEQ